tcgggcagtgctagtggatcggagggagcgaggagcagtgcgaggagtaataagatctttgaggtaagatggtgctggtccattcttggctttgtaggcaagcatcagtgttttgaatctgatgcagctaccggaagccagtggagggaacgcagcagtggggaggtgtgggagaacttaggcaggttgaagaCAAGTCACAccgctgcattttggatcatttgcagtggacgagttgcattcagaggaagacgtgccagtaaagagttgcagtagtccagtctcgaaatgaccagagactgaacaagtacttgagcagcctgtgtggatagaaatggtcggatccttctgatgttgtacagaagaaaccaacatgagtgtgtcacattggcaacatgggaggaaaaggacagttgattgtccatggttaccccaaggttgcgagcagtggctgaagaggagatcattgagttgtccagagataatgcaagatccttgtctggggatgaatcacctgggatgaccaacagttcagttttgctgggattaagtttcagctgatgagcagtcatccaggatgaaatgtctgccagacacgctgagatccgGGTAGAAGCTGTGGtgtctgagggagggaaggagaagataagttgggtgtcatcagcatagcagtggtatgaaaagccatgtgaggatataactttgccaagagtgtgggtgtagagggagaaaaggagaggaccaagtactgagccttgtgggacaccagtagagagtctgcgtggggcagatgtcaatccctttcatgttacctgatatgagcgaccatccaggtaggaagcaaccATTCctatgctgttccacaaattccaagactcctgagggtggacaagagagtcttgtggttaaccgtgtcaaatgctgcagaaaggtggaggaggatgaggactgatgaagcttggctgatctagcagtatgtagtttctcagtgactgtcaaaagggcagtctctgtggaatgtgctgctttgaagccagactggttgggatcatggaggttattctgcaagagatagtcagacagctgattataaacaatttgttcaagaatttttgaaagaaaggagaggagtgaTACCGGTCTGTAATTATTAATGTCAAAGGGATCCAAAGCAGGTTTCCTCAGTATAGAGATAACCCTTGCTTGCTTAAAGGCAGTGGGTACCTGTCCTGATGTTATGGATCTATTGATGACTGTGGCaatgaagggcaggaggtcaggtgagatggtctggagcatagtggaagggattggattcagtgggcaggtggtgggATTGGAGGAGTtgatgatttgcaaaacctcttctgctgctatggttgagagatgcttcagtgaaggagtaGCTGAGTCCTGGCTGTGTAATGCAGATGAAGTAGGGGCggacgtgaaggtctggcagatgtatatatagagagacggagagagtaagagagagagagacagagagagatggagagagtaagagagagagagagagtgagagagagacagagagagatggagagagtaagagagagagagagacagagtgagagagagacagggagagagagatgggtttTATTTACTCTCTGGTAGGATTGACGACCTGACCTAACCTAACTTGTTTGAAAGTCCGTTGGTCATTTCTTCATCCTGTATAACATGCAGAACAGActcagagtgtgaggtgttggTCAGAAGTGTTTAGATGAAACACAGACATTCCACATGGTCATTGCCTATTGATTAATGGTTAAAGCTAACTGTTATTATTTGGTCATGTTGGTCATTTAAACCGCATTAACTAGGGTTAACTAATGGAAAGTTTCATTAAAGTTGAACTGATGATTTCACTCAGTGTGTAAGatctttatttttaacagaTACAAACATCAGTGATGCATTCCTCCGTCAGCGGAGATTTGAGCCCAAGGGCCCTCTGgtgagtttacacacacacacactgttgttgGTCTACAGGGTGTATCTGCAGGGGATCGGAGATTTACCCAGCAGCAGCGGTGGATGCTGTGACATTGCTGCATGGACGTAGGGAAGGTCAGAGCTAATATAActgtctgttgtgtgttttaggtCAACTCTGAGTTTTACACAGGTTGGCTGGATCACTGGGGAGATGACCACACCACAGTCGACACACAGAAAGTCAGTAAGATGTTGAGAGACATGATGAGCATGGGAGCTAACGTCAACATGTACGCTCCAGGTTTAATTTACACAGTTTATCTTATTTATGTTatcttattcttatttatattaacacagagatacagatcTCAGTCAACACCAGAAGAAAAGAAGAGTTTTGTAGCTAGTTAAAAAGCTAAAACAACTAatcataataatatttaatataatcgctgcatccacaaagccacGATTCGTCTCACTCATTCCATGGACTCTTCACTCTCCTTCCATCTGGCAGAAGGTTCCTCCCAACACCCACCTGGGCTTGTcaaacacctaacacacactggTAGGACATGTGGTAGCACagtgatgaaggtgttggaccactgatcagaaggttgtgagttcaaatcccaggatcaTCGAAGCTGCTATAACCTGCTTGAAATTCAACCACACCCCTGACTGATGCAGTTGCTTGTAAATGTTTACCtttgtggggatgtggtagctcaggtgTTGGACcactgactggaaggttgtgagctcaaaccccaggtccactaagcatCCACCTCTGGGCCCTTGAGGAAGGTCCTTAACCCCCAATTGCTGAGTTGTATAAAagagaagtgttttattcagcTGTCATGTTTCAGGACATTTAACTtaagctgtctctctctcctcaggtACATGTTTGAAGGAGGGACAAACTTTGGTTACTGGAATGGTGTGTTTCATTGAATTCACATTAATATAGCTTCATCTCCATTTGTAGTCTCGTTTTGCTAGTGTAAAGGTTAGCTAACTCGACTCTGTGCATGCAGCTGTTCATGTTGTGTTATTGAGCAGACAAGAATAAGGAAACTGAGCTAACTTTCTTCACTCAGATACAAGGGCTAAGGGTTAGACTTAGCATTGGGGAAGTGTGAGGTTAACGATAAGATTAGCATGAATTTGGTGTTAGCCTTTAGCTAATAGTGGCAGGAGGGAAGTTCCAGTGAAGAGCGTGTGATTGGGCCTGTGTTCTTTATGGTCACTTGTGTTTATTTACCATTCAGGAGCGGATCATGATACCAGGTTTCGTCCCGTAGTGACCAGTTATGATTACGATGCTCCGTTATCAGAAGCTGGAGATCCAACGGACAAACTCCTGGCCATCAGAGACGTCATTAAAGATGTATGAGCACAAATCTAATCAACACTACTTATGACGTAGTAGTAAGAGTGTGTTAGAAACAACATTACTTAAAATATCATCTccaacatatatacacaaatctGCCTATAAATAATCAGTAAACAtccatatattttaatattttcagttTCGTGATGTTCCAGTTGGCCCCATGCCCCCAGCGACACCAAAGATGGCGTATGGGTTTGTGATGCTACAAAAGGTATTTACATCAGtttaataaatgcaataaatactCCATTTTAAAAGACAGAGATGGCTGTATtagatatttgtttttataaatgtgttgtaGATTGGTAATGTCAGTGGGTTGCTGGACATGTTATCACCTCAGGGTCCACTCAAGTCTCTGAAGCCACTAACGTTTGAGGAGATCAAACAAGTAAGATCCGTCTGTCAGCttgtttatctctctttttgtctgtgtctatggttgtgtgtatatgtgtattaataaataaataaataaataatactttcttaaaaaaaatgaagggaaCACTTAATTATAAGTTAAAAATCGTAAGTGATTATGAATCAGTTTCACCTACTTTAATGAAGATGATAACAGGTGAACTTTAGAGGCTACAGCAGGACATCCCTCAAAAAGGGAATGGTGGTGCAGGTGGTAGCTACAGGTGGTGTTGCTCTCTCCTTATCCTTCCTGACTGGTTTGTCtctagttttgtgttttgtcaCACTCTGTGTCACTACTTAACTCAACATACTCACAGACCTCCATGTTCTAGCTAACGGTACCTTCACTGTTCTTGGGTACCAGAATGGAATCCTCAGAGCCGTTGTCAGACCTTACAGTGGTGCAGTAGgccctgggttcctcctggtacATGATGATGCCTGGCCTCATGTGGCCAGAGAGTGAAGACAGTTCCTGGATGACAAAGGCATTGATGCCATGCTCACGTTCCACAGACCTGAATCTAattgattcaagattcaagattatTTGTTCATCAAGACccggtgtgtgatgatgatgttcctcCTCATTAACAGTGTGTTCTTTATTAGTTATAAAGTGCTATCCGTGGCCCACAAACGTTATTACATGTTGGAGCCAGTGGGTGCAGCATGGGTTTACACCACCTATTTCACATTATTCTCCAATTCCTCATATTCTACTCCTGTATGCCAGAGCTCCCAGTAGATGGTATGGTAAACAGCAGCTTCTTCCAGTGGTGAGAGGTCGGTTTGACACTTCCTCAGTTATTTGTTTAACTGGTCTTTATACCACATCTCTTGCCCCCCTGAAGCTGTCCGTAGAGGACTTTCTGAGGCATCATGGTGACATGCCCAAGTCAGTGATGTTAGAGTTCACTGATCACTGCGTCCACTCTCCTGCAGTTTTTTCAGGCGAGCACAGGATGTGGCTGAAGACCACACCACATGATCCTCAGGATTCTCTGCAGGCATCTGATATGAAGTTCTCCAGCTACCAGGCTTCACTGCTGTACAGGAGAGTCAAGACTTCAGATGTTAACTTTGGTGTGAAGATGGAGATTGCCTGTAGaggcttgtttgtttgttttttgctgtgtATTTCATGTAGGGTTGAAAGTATTCCTCGAGTAGCTTGAGTAATTTGAATACAAAAAATCACTGAGGCAAATTAGTTCCCTCGAAGCTTCGTTTAGTTgatttactgtaactacacacagagaagattcaGGCCAAAGAAAACGACAGAAAGTTttcaaagtttgggatcatttcaAACTACAACAGACAGAAAACTCTGTACAGTGTGATTACTGTAAGACTGAACTGGTGCACCATAACACTACAGGTTCCATACTTCAACATCTCAACCGCGGTGAAGGTAgtttgatattcagacattagacagacattcggaagcggtattttagggacagtcgacaaataaaaatcactgaAGACATATTTTGGGATAACAAGAGGTGCACCCCGTGGAGGTGtccaattagattattttggtactagtttggggtcacagggtcacatgacctagaaggtaTTGAAGGAAtagtgattttttaaattgaaaaataaataaataattacaaattaattcacatgacgcataattaatactatctattaattaaattattattaattaattaacaaaagcAGCATGCGTGACATATATTTAAGAAgtaattagaataactggggcatGGTGCCAGGTACCACATTTCAATACAGAAATTTGTGGACGGTCCCTGaaataccgcttccgaatgtctgcctaatgtccgaatatcaaactaacttcaccatGTTAatatctcattcacacacagtccccGCTTTAAGTCCACGGAGTTGACACAAGCTTCACACTTAGCTTAAATCAATATGATTGCTAGTTGTGGCTACATGTAGTGACTATTTAAGTGACTATTGTAAATCAGTATGGTGGCTAGTTATGATGTCCCTAATTTAGCTACATTTTGTAAAAGCCTAAGcgtcattcattttgatagcttcactctctctctgtctcacacacacacacacacacacacacaccagtaggTAGAGAGACATTTAAGAGGGTTTATTCTCCAAATAAATCTAATTTCATGTTACAGTAAAATGTGATGAGATTTGATATGTATggactcttgttcttgttccaagTTTCCTTCCTGTTCACTAATTTTTGCCTCTTAGAAAAACCACAAGTCTTCCAGGAGGACAGTAAAGGTTTATGTCCTGCTTGAGCTTGTAGTTAGACTGAAACCTCAAAATTAAGCTGTACAACATAAATacaatgtttaggtattattattattattattattattattattattatgttttaggTTGTACTATTTTTACCTTCTTTTGAAGTaattacgtttttttttaaatatatatttgtatttgcattttgaatgtCATTTAAATGCACTAAgtaggtttagattttattttcatttttgcagATAGGAAACAACttactttttcattttaacagAGTTGTATTATTTTCTCTTGCATATTTAGTGttcctctttaataaataaaaagtacttCTTATCCGATTACTTGATTAATTGATGGAATTTTAAATAATCGATAGCTGCAGCCCTAATTTCATGGTAGATGATCAGCCCTCAGATCCAATACTGTCTGCACAGAATGGAGCTGTTATGAGTGGATGCTGTTTTGTAGAGAGAAAACCCAAGCTGAACGCAAGTAAAGCAGTTTTGGGTCTCTTCCACACGGGGCAGCTGAAATGTGGAGCGCTGGTATGATCTACACCAGCTCTAGTTATCCTGAGGGAGAGGAtaacttttttaaatttattgtaGATAAAACCTCCAGAAACAACTAACATAAACATGTTTAGGTCTTTAGTTTTTTAGGATTATGTCAGCAGTGTCTTCCTCAGGCCAGTGCAGGTTTTTGTCCCTGTACTTCTTACAGGACTTTAAGTTGTCCGTGAAAGTGAGCCATGGACATGTTCTCTACTGCTTCAGGAAAAACTGTCTATCAGGTGCTGTGTAGAGCCCCAGTGTGCTAATGAGTGgatcacaggttttttttatccTACAGCATTGTTGTGttaacattttttgttgtaaaaATGGCTGTTTGGACTGGATTTTTTAATGCGTTTGCACACATCTATTATTCTCACAGCTGTGAGTGAAACCATCTGTCTTCCCTtcccttatccagaacaactgAGGTTTATCTGATTTATACAGCTTAAAATTGATAAAGGGCCGAACACGGGCATCTTTACACAGCAGGGCTTTGAACTCACATCCTTGTGATCAGGAGGCCAGTGTCttagaagaagtagaagaagaaaagaccTTTTTTTGTCACATCATAGTAACGTTCTTTCTTCGGATATCATTGCTTTGGAAGTTGTGGTCAGACACAGGGTCAGCTGTGATACAGCCCTTGGAAtggagagggttaagggccttgctcagacaTTCTCGAGTAAACACTGCCCACTCCTGTGTCCTGTGGAATGACACTGCTCTGATGATCTCTTTTTATTACCTAAATATCATGGTTACGTGATGATGAGTTCCATGgctgttttaattgtttttttatttatagccaCTCATTAATGATGAAAAGATAACAGTTATCAGTCAGTCCTGTTAGcttgaatataaataataaattttatgtCATTGGACATTAGTTGAATTCTGCTCTGTAGTAAAATGTAATACAgtaatgtcatttattttatactgaTCTGTTAGCATAAATAacactataataaataataacgtAGTATAATTTTAGTACTATGGATACGTGCTGTATCGGACCCAACTACCTCGGGACATTCCAGATCAAACGCCACTGATCTCACCACTGAATGGCATCCATGACCGAGCATATGTCTCTGTGAatggggtgagtgtgtgtacagagtgtgtatacaggaTGTGCTGGTGAAAGATCCTGCATtattaatgtatgtgtgtgtgtgtgtaggtgtatcaGGGTGTAATGGAGAGAGACATTGCATTAGTGATAAACGTGACAGGGCGTGAAGGAGATCAGCTAGACCTTCTGGTGGAGAACATGGGCAGAGTGAACTTTGGCTCCAAAATCAATGACTACAAGGTGAGAAGACTGAGAGGAAAGTTAAGAGGATTTTTAATAAACCGTAACTGCTGTGTGTGGTTGGtgctggtgagtgtgtgagagtttttcAAACACATTTTTCAAACAGGGCATCTTGGGAAATCTGATCCTGGGTAACGACGtgctttctgattggctgatttttCCTTTGGATATTGATGGAGTCATTGCAAATGGCTGGCTGCAGTCGGGATGGAGGGCAGATGGGAAAGAAGTGGGAGACGTTGGACCGAGTTTTTATTCTGGTACTTTAAAACCCAATGGAGTTTCCAGAGACACCTTCATCAAACTTACTGGCTGGACCAAGGTGCATTAAATCATCTTATGATTAACACCTAATAGCCCAGTATAGCTAGTTTTACAGATTATCAATAATGCTAGCTTGAAGAAGCGTCAAGTTTGTTAACTAAGGTTTGGAGTGgacattaggaataaagctttGTGTTACTAATCAGAGGCTGTGATTTTAACAGGTATTTACAAAGAACTCCATGCTTGTTATATGTATGTTATCTTAATAAAGTTAACTAAAATGTTGAGGGACAGATGATCGTTCCTGTGTGACAGGAAGCTGTCATTTACACTGAGCTTTAAGGCAATATTTATTAAGTGTGAACACATCAGTGCAATAAATATGATAATGTTTTGAATGATTCTATAGAGTTTGGTCTGAAATTTTCAAGCTGCAGTTAGTTCTCTTTCACACTGTCTGAAAAAATTAAACGCATGGTTTCATGCATTTAAGTCATATATGCATTCTCATTAAATGAGTATAGAAACATTAGGAAGAAAAATCCAGCATGGCCGGAAGCAGCAGAGATGATTGGTGCCTCTGGTGgatatacacaatattgccaaaagtattcgctcacccatccaaataatcagaatcaggtgttccaatcacttccatggtcacaggtgtataaaatcaagcacctaggcatgcagactgtttttacaaacatttgtgaaagaatgggtcgctctcaggagctcagtgaattccagcgtggaactgtgataggatgccacctgtgcaacaaatccagtcgtgaaatttcctcgctcctaaatattccacagtcaactgtcagctgtattataagaacgtggaagtgtttgggaacgacagcaactcagccacgaagtggtaggccacgtaaactgacggaggggggtcagcggatgctgaggcgcatagtgcgaagaggtcgccaactttctgcagagtcaatcgctacagacctccaaacttcatgtggccttcagattagctgaagaacagtgcgcagagagcttcatggaatgggtttccatggccgagcagctgcatccaagccatacatcaccaagtgcaatgcaaagcgtcggatgcagtggtgtaaagcacgccgccactggactctagagcagtggagacacgttctctggagggacgaatcgcgcttctccatctggcaatctgatggacgagtctgggtttggcggttgccaggagaacggtacttgtctgactgcattgtgccaagtgtaaagtttggtggaggggggattatggtgtggggttgtttttcaggagctgggcttggccccttagttccagtgaaaggaactctgaatgcttcagcataccaagacattttggacaattccatgctcccaactttgtgggaacagtttggagctggccccttcctcttccaacatgactgtgcaccagtgaccaaagcaaggtccataaagacatggatgacagagtctggtgtggatgaacttgactggcctgcacagagtcctgacctcaacccgatagaacacctttgggatgaattagagcggagactgagagccaggccttctcgtccaacatcagtgtgtgacctcacaaatgcgcttctggaagaatggtcaaaaattcccataaacacactcctaaaccttgtggacagccttcccagaagagttgaagctgttatagctgcaaagggtggaccgacgtcatattgaaccctatggattaggaatgggatgtcacttaagttcatatgcgagtcaaggcaggtgagcgaatacttttggcaatatagtgtatgtagttagCGCAGTGAGTATGAAGCTAATATAAGCAATAACATTAATCAAGCAACCAGTTTTCACAGTTTTGTGTTTAATTTGCTAGCTTTAGAAAATGTATCTAGCTAATATTGTTACTCATctgaagtaataaataaataagatttcaGCATCATGGTATATAATATTGTCACAAGCCTGGAATCAACAATCTGTTTTAGTCTTTATTGAGAGTCTTTATGTGAttttgcgtgtgtttgtgtctgtttcagGGTCAGGTGTTTATTAATGGTGTTAACGTGGGTCGGTTCTGGCCAGAACGCGGTCCTCAGCACACGCTCTACGTTCCTGCATCATTAATCAGCGCCACGTTAATCAACAACATCACTGTACTGGAGCTGGAGAGGGCAGTGTATCACAGACGAGTGGTGTTTACTGACCGGCCTCAACTCGACAACATGGctgtgtgaaacacacacacacttccctacACTGTaacaaataatattatattaaaatcagtACACTGTTTTCTCAATAATATTGAAGGTGTTCTTCTATGAAACAGTTCAGTAATGTGACTTTCTCCTAGGGGTCACTCACTGGGTCACAAATATGATCAGGTCAAATTTATAGCATAATAAATTAAATCCTGCAtaagatttaagatttttttgttgtaattttaCATTGTAATAAAATTACTTACAAGTAAAAATGTATGATTGTGTAAGTATTgtgtaaattattaattattacacacaccttgTACTGAGAAACCGCTTTAGTTCAGATTCTTTAGTTTGATCATTAGACGAATAAAATCaatgtgtgtttaattattaaagCTCGAGTTCTACTCCTGCATTAACACGTGTGTGTcatgatacagagagagagattatgggtaaatgtgttagtgtttacaGATGTGTAACTGTACAGATGTGTTAGTAAACAGATGTgtcagtgtacagatgtgtcAGTGTACAGATGTTAGTGTCTCCTGATGTgtcagtgtacagatgtgttagtgtgtactgatGTGTCGGTGTACAGATGTTAGTGTCTCCTGATGTgtcagtgtacagatgtgtttgtgtgtacagatgtgtcagtgtacagatatgtcagtgtacagatgtgttagtgtgtactgatGTGTCAGTGTACAGATGTTAGTGTCTCCTGATGTCAGTGTACAGATGTTAGTGTCTCCTGATGTGTCAGTGTAcatatgtgttagtgtgtactgatgtgtc
This DNA window, taken from Hemibagrus wyckioides isolate EC202008001 linkage group LG06, SWU_Hwy_1.0, whole genome shotgun sequence, encodes the following:
- the glb1l gene encoding beta-galactosidase-1-like protein — encoded protein: MASQALCVCACVCITALINSVSAERSFTIDYSKDCFLKDGQYFRYVSGSVHYSRVPRFYWKDRLMKMYMGGLNAIQVYVPWNFHEPVQGMYSFEGDRDLEHFLHLANETGLLVILRPGPYICAEWEMGGLPAWLLHNPNIILRSADSEYMQAVGDWLAVLLTKMRPWLYQNGGNIISLQVENEYGSYFACDHNYMRSLRLLFRNFLGEDVVLFTTDGNRDKELACGSLQGLYSTIDFGTDTNISDAFLRQRRFEPKGPLVNSEFYTGWLDHWGDDHTTVDTQKVSKMLRDMMSMGANVNMYMFEGGTNFGYWNGADHDTRFRPVVTSYDYDAPLSEAGDPTDKLLAIRDVIKDFRDVPVGPMPPATPKMAYGFVMLQKIGNVSGLLDMLSPQGPLKSLKPLTFEEIKQVYQGVMERDIALVINVTGREGDQLDLLVENMGRVNFGSKINDYKGILGNLILGNDVLSDWLIFPLDIDGVIANGWLQSGWRADGKEVGDVGPSFYSGTLKPNGVSRDTFIKLTGWTKGQVFINGVNVGRFWPERGPQHTLYVPASLISATLINNITVLELERAVYHRRVVFTDRPQLDNMAV